The Brassica napus cultivar Da-Ae chromosome C7, Da-Ae, whole genome shotgun sequence genome has a segment encoding these proteins:
- the LOC125590114 gene encoding protein disulfide-isomerase 5-4-like, with amino-acid sequence MVSTSKIKSVDFYRKIPRDLTEATLSGAGLSIVAALSMLFLFGMELNNYLAVSTTTSVIVDRSSDGDFLRMDFNISFPSLSCEFASVDVSDVLGTNRLNVTKTIRKFSIDSNLRPTGSEFHSGEVLSHVNHDEAGEEVVEDSVSLTSRNFDTLLHQYPISVVNFYAPWCYWCNLLKPSWEKAAKQIKERYDPEMDGRVILAKVDCTQEADLCRKNHIQGYPSIRIFRQGSDLRDNAHHDHESYYGDRDTESLVKMVIGLVEPIHLEPHKLALEDKSDNASKTLKKAPSTGGCRIEGYIRVKKVPGNLMVSARSGSHSFDSTQMNMSHVVNHLSFGRKILPQTFTDLKRLSPYLGQSHDRLNGRPFINQRDLGPNVTIEHYLQIVKTEVLKSNGHAMVEEYEYTAHSSVAHSYYLPVAKFHFELSPMQVLITENSRSFSHFITNVCAIIGGVFTVAGILDSILHQTMTLMKKIELGKNF; translated from the exons GAAAATCCCGAGGGATTTGACAGAGGCGACTCTCTCTGGAGCTGGATTGTCCATTGTAGCAGCTCTCTCTATGCTCTTTTTATTTGGAATG gagttaaataattatttggcTGTCAGCACTACAACGTCCGTCATCGTTGACCGAAGCTCTGATGGAGATTTCCTCCGCATGGATTTTAACATAAG CTTCCCATCACTTTCATGTGAATTTGCATCTGTGGATGTCAGTGACGTATTAGGAACT AATAGGCTAAATGTAACAAAGACAATTCGGAAATTTTCTATTGATTCGAATTTGAGACCTACTGGTTCTGAGTTTCACTCTGGGGAAGTTTTATCGCACGTCAATCACGATGAAGCAGGTGAAGAAGTAGTTGAAGATTCTGTATCCCTTACTAGCCGCAACTTCGACACATTGTTACATCA ATATCCTATCTCCGTTGTTAATTTCTATGCTCCCTGGTGCTATTGGTGTAATCTCCTG AAACCATCGTGGGAGAAAGcagcaaaacaaataaaagagaG ATATGATCCAGAAATGGACGGACGTGTCATTTTGGCAAAAGTGGACTGCACCCAAGAAGCTGATCTCTGTCGGAA GAATCACATTCAAGGGTATCCATCAATTCGTATTTTCCGCCAAGGCAGTGATCTTAG GGACAAtgcacaccatgatcatgaatCGTACTATGGAGATCGTGATACAGAAAGCTTAGTGAAG ATGGTGATAGGTCTGGTTGAACCAATCCATCTAGAGCCCCACAAACTAGCATTAGAGGACAAATCAGACAATGCATCCAAAACTTTAAAAAAGGCACCTTCTACAGGAGGATGTCGAATTGAAGGATACATACGTGTAAAGAAG GTTCCAGGCAACCTAATGGTTTCAGCTCGTTCGGGATCTCATTCATTTGATTCTACTCAGATGAATATGTCCCATGTTGTTAACCATCTTTCATTTGGGCGGAAGATTTTGCCTCAGACATTCACTGACTTAAAGCGCTTGTCACCGTATCTCGGTCAAAGCCACGACCGTTTGAACGGCCGCCCCTTCATCAATCAACGTGATCTCGGCCCTAATGTTACC ATCGAGCATTATCTTCAAATAGTAAAGACAGAGGTATTGAAAAGTAATGGACATGCAATGGTCGAGGAGTACGAGTACACAGCACACAGCAGCGTTGCTCATAGTTACTATTTACCAGTTGCCAAGTTTCACTTCGAGCTCTCACCGATGCAG GTTCTCATAACCGAAAACTCTAGATCCTTCTCACATTTCATTACCAATGTATGCGCCATTATCGGTGGTGTCTTCACG GTTGCCGGAATCTTGGATTCTATTCTCCACCAGACGATGACACTGATGAAAAAGATTGAACTTGGTAAAAACTTTTGA
- the LOC106407324 gene encoding 60S ribosomal protein L14-2, whose translation MVFKRYVEIGRVALVNYGKDHGKLVVIVDVVDQNRALVDAPDMERIQMNFKRLSLTDIVIEINRVPKKKALIEAMEKADVKNKWEKSSWGRKLIVQKRRASLNDFDRFKIMLAKIKKAGVVRQELAKLKKEITA comes from the exons ATG GTTTTCAAGAGGTACGTGGAGATCGGGAGAGTGGCTCTTGTGAACTATGGAAAAGACCATGGAAAGCTCGTTGTTATCGTCGACGTCGTTGACCAGAACAGG GCTCTGGTAGACGCACCTGACATGGAGAGGATCCAGATGAACTTCAAGAGGTTGTCACTTACTGACATCGTGATTGAGATCAACCGAGTGCCAAAGAAGAAGGCTTTGATCGAGGCCATGGAGAAGGCTG ACGTGAAGAACAAGTGGGAGAAGAGCTCGTGGGGTAGGAAGCTCATCGTTCAGAAGCGCAGGGCTAGCCTCAATGATTTCGACAGGTTCAAGATCATGTTGGCCAAAATCAAG AAAGCTGGTGTTGTCAGGCAAGAGCTTGCGAAACTCAAGAAGGAGATCACTGCCTGA
- the LOC106407017 gene encoding DDRGK domain-containing protein 1, with product MEEIFALIVSMILIAAVIPLFLWKRRVDSRSREEEDAAPPPPVQARENVGRGTGGGGRRMRRRPAASGGASSSSASNVQENISGSEDEEEDEAGGNQARASKKKEKKRQEREEQRQAEEAARESRSTKQDWYAEMRRKKDEEREAEERKLEEEEKARQAKEEEAAALEFDKWKGEFSVDAEGTTEEVEGGNQDLLSEFVEYIKKQKCVPLEDLAAEFHLRTQECINRIASLESIGRLSGVMDDRGKYIYISMEEMNAVADYIKRQGRVSISHLASKSNQFIDLEPKVQHELTEDISSVVEEISVS from the exons ATGGAGGAGATCTTCGCTCTGATAGTCTCCATGATCCTCATAGCCGCGGTGATCCCTTTGTTCTTATGGAAACGCCGAGTAGATAGCAGATCACGTGAGGAAGAAGATGCAGCACCTCCTCCGCCG GTTCAGGCGCGTGAAAACGTTGGACGTGGTACTGGTGGTGGTGGGCGTAGAATGCGTCGGAGACCTGCAGCTTCTGGTGGTGCTAGCTCCTCCTCAGCTTCCAACGTTCAAG AAAACATCAGTGGGagtgaagatgaagaggaagatgaagccGGTGGAAATCAGGCCAGAgcatcaaagaagaaagagaagaagcgGCAGGAACGAGAAGAACAAAGACAG GCTGAAGAAGCTGCGCGTGAGTCAAGGAGTACAAAGCAAGATTGGTATGCAGAAATGCGGAGGAAGAAGGATGAAGAGCGTGAGGCAGAGGAGCGGAAGTTG gaagaagaagaaaaagcacGACAAGCAAAGGAAGAAGAGGCAGCTGCGTTAGAGTTTGACAAATGGAAAGGGGAGTTCTCAGTTGATGCTGAAGGTACTACAGAGGAAGTGGAGGGTGGGAATCAAGATTTGCTTTCAGAATTTGTTGAATACATTAAG AAACAGAAATGTGTTCCACTTGAAGATCTCGCCGCAGAGTTTCATCTAAGAACTCAG GAATGCATCAACAGGATCGCCTCTTTGGAGAGCATTG GGCGGCTCTCGGGGGTTATGGATGATAGAGGCAAATACATTTACATATCAATGGAAGAGATGAATGCGGTTGCGGATTACATCAAACGTCAAGGAAGAGTTAGCATCTCACACCTAGCAAGCAAGTCGAACCAGTTCATCGACTTGGAGCCCAAAGTGCAACATGAGCTGACTGAAGATATCAGCAGCGTGGTGGAAGAGATCTCTGTTTCTTAG
- the LOC106407371 gene encoding protein translation factor SUI1 homolog 1-like, producing the protein MSELDSQVPTAFDPFADANAEDSGAGTKEYVHIRVQQRNGRKSLTTVQGLKKEYSYSKILKDLKKEFCCNGTVVQDSELGQVIQLQGDQRKNVSTFLVQAGLVKKDNIKIHGF; encoded by the exons ATGTCTGAACTTGATTCCCAGGTCCCTACTGCCTTCG ACCCGTTTGCTGATGCGAATGCTGAGGACTCAGGTGCGGGAACAAAAGAGTACGTCCACATCCGTGTGCAGCAGCGCAATGGTAGGAAAAGCTTGACAACCGTCCAGGGGCTGAAGAAAGAGTATAGTTACAGCAAGATACTTAAGGACctcaagaaagagttttgtTGCAACGGAACAGTGGTTCAAGACTCTGAACTCGGACAG GTTATTCAGCTTCAAGGAGACCAGAGGAAGAACGTCTCCACGTTCCTAGTCCAG GCTGGCCTTGTGAAGAAGGACAACATCAAGATCCATGGTTTCTGA
- the LOC106409358 gene encoding napin-1A-like, whose protein sequence is MANKIFLVCATFAFCVLLTNASIYRTVVEFDEDDTTDQVGPFRQPQKCQREFQQEQHLRACQQWIRQQLAGSPFSENQWGPQQGPSLREQCCNELYQEDQVCVCPTLKQAAKSVRVQGQHGPFQSTRIYQIAKNLPNVCNMKQIGTCPFIAIPFFPPY, encoded by the coding sequence ATGGCTAACAAGATCTTTCTCGTGTGCGCAACTTTTGCCTTCTGCGTCCTCCTCACCAACGCCTCCATCTACCGCACCGTGGTCGAATTCGACGAAGATGACACTACCGACCAAGTAGGCCCATTCCGCCAACCACAGAAATGCCAGAGGGAGTTTCAGCAAGAGCAACACCTAAGAGCTTGCCAGCAATGGATCCGCCAGCAACTTGCGGGATCACCCTTCAGCGAAAACCAGTGGGGTCCTCAGCAGGGGCCGTCGCTACGCGAGCAATGCTGCAACGAGCTTTACCAGGAAGACCAAGTGTGCGTTTGCCCTACTTTGAAACAAGCAGCCAAGTCAGTTAGGGTCCAGGGACAGCACGGACCATTCCAGTCCACCCGCATCTACCAGATCGCTAAGAACTTGCCAAACGTTTGCAACATGAAACAAATTGGAACATGTCCCTTCATTGCCATCCCTTTCTTTCCTCCTTACTAA
- the LOC106409344 gene encoding disease resistance protein At4g27190-like isoform X1, with product MDCLGSALGSFLAEAGRGICRSTYIRATYTIRFKSNINALKNVVNGLVEVQNKVEKDLKTLEIKGKSLHVQLRRWLRDVEEIVSEANSIQEGRVSCALSLRCKRGKKLVVVIDKVKKLQKLGVELLDIFSLEGRSVLVERIIGPSIADQTVASKMLVKVRSCLMSDEVQKIGIWGMGGVGKTTLVRELNNKLWKEADTQPFGMVIWVTVSKEFELGRVQKQIAERLDVEIRLGESEERLASRIYGRLEQVSSFLLILDDVWKPIDLDQLGIPHTNEHKSTKIVLTSRFLEVCQSIKTDIDFRVNYLCEEEAWELFCKNAGEVTRLDRVRPIAKKVSRECGGLPLAIITVGMAMRGKKKVELWKHALKELKSAVPYVKSIEEKIYQPLKLSYDRLQPKMKSCFLFCALFPEDYSIEVSELVRYWIAEGFIDETQNYSYLMNQGITLVENLKDSCLLEEGAHVDTVKMHDVVRDFAIWVMSSSQDDSHSLVMSGIGLCEFPHEKFVPSIRRVSLMNNKLKRLSNQVVKCVELSALLLQGNFHLKELPEGFLISFPALRILNLSGTCIRSLPNSLNKLHELRSLILRDCYYLEEVPSLLGLAKIQILDLCATRIRETPRGLETLNSLRLLDLSRTHHLESIPAGIIPQLSNLEVLDMTLSHFHWGVQGQTQEGQATLEEIARLQRLSVLSIRVVCVPPLSPDYNSWIERLKKFQLFIGPTANSLPSRHDKRRVTISSLNVSEAFIGWLLENTTSLVMNHCWGLNEMLENLVIDSTSSFNMLRSLTVEGFGGSIRPAGGCVAQLDLLPNLEELHLRRVNLGTIRELVGHLGLRFETLKHLEISRCSQLKCLLSFGNFICFLPNLQEIHVSFCERLQELFDYFPGEVPTSASVVPALRVIKLRNLPRLRRLCSQEESWGCLEHVEVISCNLLRNLPISANDAHGVKEVRGETHWWNNLTWDDNTTRETLQPRFIAAGNIPTGSLGMSCYQSSNTIEEASPISTLQESQAEELPVATM from the coding sequence ATGGATTGTCTAGGCTCAGCCTTGGGTTCTTTCTTGGCAGAGGCAGGGCGTGGTATATGCAGATCAACCTATATTCGAGCCACTTATACCATCCGGTTCAAGTCGAACATCAACGCTCTAAAGAATGTGGTCAATGGCCTTGTTGAAGTTCAGAACAAAGTGGAGAAAGACCTCAAAACGTTGGAAATCAAAGGGAAGTCCTTGCATGTGCAACTGAGGAGATGGCTAAGAGATGTGGAAGAGATTGTCTCTGAAGCAAATTCAATTCAGGAAGGGCGTGTTTCATGTGCCCTGTCCTTGAGATGTAAGCGGGGTAAAAAACTTGTGGTAGTTATTGATAAAGTCAAGAAGCTTCAGAAGCTAGGCGTAGAGCTTCTCGACATATTTTCTTTGGAAGGAAGATCTGTACTAGTTGAGAGAATCATTGGACCCTCGATCGCTGATCAAACAGTAGCATCAAAGATGTTAGTCAAAGTTCGAAGCTGTTTGATGAGTGATGAAGTTCAAAAGATCGGTATTTGGGGTATGGGTGGAGTTGGGAAAACAACACTTGTAAGGGAACTGAACAATAAGCTGTGGAAAGAAGCTGATACGCAGCCTTTTGGTATGGTGATATGGGTTACAGTCTCCAAAGAGTTTGAATTGGGAAGGGTACAGAAGCAAATCGCTGAGAGATTGGATGTGGAAATCAGATTAGGCGAAAGCGAGGAAAGACTGGCTAGCCGGATATATGGAAGGCTTGAGCAAGTAAGTAGCTTTCTTCTCATTCTTGATGATGTCTGGAAACCCATTGATTTAGACCAGTTGGGGATTCCACACACAAATGAACACAAGTCTACAAAGATTGTCTTGACTTCTAGATTTCTAGAGGTGTGCCAGAGCATCAAAACAGATATTGACTTCAGAGTGAATTACTTatgtgaagaagaagcttgGGAATTGTTCTGTAAAAATGCTGGAGAAGTAACTAGATTAGATCGTGTTAGACCCATAGCAAAAAAGGTTTCTCGGGAGTGTGGTGGATTGCCTTTGGCTATCATCACGGTTGGAATGGCTATGCGGGGGAAGAAGAAGGTGGAGCTGTGGAAACATGCCCTTAAAGAACTCAAGAGTGCGGTGCCTTATGTCAAGAGTATTGAAGAAAAGATCTACCAGCCTCTGAAGTTGAGCTACGACAGGCTCCAGCCAAAGATGAAATCTTGCTTCCTCTTCTGTGCCTTATTTCCAGAGGATTACTCAATCGAAGTCTCTGAGCTTGTGAGGTACTGGATTGCCGAAGGGTTCATTGATGAAACACAAAACTATAGCTACTTAATGAATCAAGGAATCACCTTGGTGGAGAATCTGAAAGACTCTTGCTTACTTGAAGAGGGTGCTCATGTTGACACAGTTAAGATGCATGATGTGGTTCGCGATTTTGCCATATGGGTCATGTCTTCCTCGCAAGATGATAGTCACTCTCTTGTCATGTCCGGTATAGGTTTGTGCGAGTTTCCACATGAGAAGTTCGTTCCTTCAATCCGAAGAGTTTCTTTGATGAACAATAAGCTTAAAAGGCTCTCAAATCAAGTGGTAAAGTGTGTTGAACTCTCAGCTTTGCTGCTACAAGGAAACTTTCACTTGAAGGAATTGCCTGAGGGGTTCTTGATATCTTTTCCAGCACTTCGAATTTTGAATCTAAGTGGGACATGCATAAGGTCGTTGCCCAACTCCCTCAACAAGCTTCATGAGCTAAGATCTCTCATCTTGAGAGACTGCTACTACCTTGAAGAAGTTCCTTCCCTTCTAGGGCTTGCAAAAATTCAAATTCTGGATCTTTGTGCCACTCGAATAAGGGAAACTCCAAGAGGGTTGGAAACTTTGAACAGCTTGAGACTACTTGACCTCTCCCGAACGCATCACCTCGAAAGCATTCCAGCAGGAATCATCCCACAGTTATCGAATTTAGAGGTTCTAGATATGACCCTTAGTCATTTCCACTGGGGCGTCCAAGGACAAACTCAAGAGGGGCAAGCAACACTTGAAGAGATTGCGCGCCTCCAACGTTTGTCGGTCCTCTCAATCAGAGTCGTATGTGTTCCACCTCTCTCCCCTGATTACAATTCCTGGATAGAAAGGTTAAAGAAATTCCAGTTGTTTATCGGTCCAACAGCAAACTCTTTACCTTCTAGACATGACAAGCGGAGAGTGACTATTAGTAGTCTCAATGTTTCAGAAGCATTCATTGGATGGTTGCTAGAGAATACAACTTCTCTAGTGATGAACCATTGCTGGGGTCTCAATGAGATGCTGGAGAACTTGGTAATCGATAGCACGAGTAGCTTCAACATGTTAAGATCTCTAACGGTAGAGGGTTTTGGTGGAAGTATAAGACCCGCTGGTGGATGTGTCGCACAGCTGGATCTTCTACctaaccttgaagaacttcatCTGCGTCGTGTAAATCTGGGAACCATTAGAGAGCTCGTTGGTCACCTGGGGTTGAGATTTGAGACACTGAAACATCTAGAAATCAGCAGATGTAGCCAGCTCAAATGCCTTCTTTCATTTGGGAACTTCATCTGTTTCCTGCCGAATCTACAAGAGATACACGTTAGTTTCTGTGAAAGGCTTCAGGAGCTGTTTGACTATTTTCCAGGAGAAGTTCCAACCTCTGCTTCTGTGGTACCTGCTCTGCGTGTCATAAAGCTAAGGAATCTTCCGCGGTTGAGGAGATTATGTAGCCAAGAAGAGTCATGGGGATGTCTGGAACATGTGGAAGTGATAAGTTGCAATCTTCTGAGGAATCTACCCATAAGTGCAAATGACGCTCATGGAGTCAAAGAAGTAAGAGGAGAAACACACTGGTGGAACAACTTAACTTGGGATGATAACACTACAAGAGAAACTCTTCAGCCTCGTTTCATAGCAGCTGGGAATATACCTACTGGCTCTCTTGGAATGTCTTGCTATCAGAGCTCCAACACAATTGAAGAAGCTTCTCCAATTTCTACTTTACAAGAATCTCAGGCCGAAGAGCTTCCTGTAGCTACGATGTAA
- the LOC106409344 gene encoding disease resistance protein At4g27190-like isoform X2, translating to MLVKVRSCLMSDEVQKIGIWGMGGVGKTTLVRELNNKLWKEADTQPFGMVIWVTVSKEFELGRVQKQIAERLDVEIRLGESEERLASRIYGRLEQVSSFLLILDDVWKPIDLDQLGIPHTNEHKSTKIVLTSRFLEVCQSIKTDIDFRVNYLCEEEAWELFCKNAGEVTRLDRVRPIAKKVSRECGGLPLAIITVGMAMRGKKKVELWKHALKELKSAVPYVKSIEEKIYQPLKLSYDRLQPKMKSCFLFCALFPEDYSIEVSELVRYWIAEGFIDETQNYSYLMNQGITLVENLKDSCLLEEGAHVDTVKMHDVVRDFAIWVMSSSQDDSHSLVMSGIGLCEFPHEKFVPSIRRVSLMNNKLKRLSNQVVKCVELSALLLQGNFHLKELPEGFLISFPALRILNLSGTCIRSLPNSLNKLHELRSLILRDCYYLEEVPSLLGLAKIQILDLCATRIRETPRGLETLNSLRLLDLSRTHHLESIPAGIIPQLSNLEVLDMTLSHFHWGVQGQTQEGQATLEEIARLQRLSVLSIRVVCVPPLSPDYNSWIERLKKFQLFIGPTANSLPSRHDKRRVTISSLNVSEAFIGWLLENTTSLVMNHCWGLNEMLENLVIDSTSSFNMLRSLTVEGFGGSIRPAGGCVAQLDLLPNLEELHLRRVNLGTIRELVGHLGLRFETLKHLEISRCSQLKCLLSFGNFICFLPNLQEIHVSFCERLQELFDYFPGEVPTSASVVPALRVIKLRNLPRLRRLCSQEESWGCLEHVEVISCNLLRNLPISANDAHGVKEVRGETHWWNNLTWDDNTTRETLQPRFIAAGNIPTGSLGMSCYQSSNTIEEASPISTLQESQAEELPVATM from the coding sequence ATGTTAGTCAAAGTTCGAAGCTGTTTGATGAGTGATGAAGTTCAAAAGATCGGTATTTGGGGTATGGGTGGAGTTGGGAAAACAACACTTGTAAGGGAACTGAACAATAAGCTGTGGAAAGAAGCTGATACGCAGCCTTTTGGTATGGTGATATGGGTTACAGTCTCCAAAGAGTTTGAATTGGGAAGGGTACAGAAGCAAATCGCTGAGAGATTGGATGTGGAAATCAGATTAGGCGAAAGCGAGGAAAGACTGGCTAGCCGGATATATGGAAGGCTTGAGCAAGTAAGTAGCTTTCTTCTCATTCTTGATGATGTCTGGAAACCCATTGATTTAGACCAGTTGGGGATTCCACACACAAATGAACACAAGTCTACAAAGATTGTCTTGACTTCTAGATTTCTAGAGGTGTGCCAGAGCATCAAAACAGATATTGACTTCAGAGTGAATTACTTatgtgaagaagaagcttgGGAATTGTTCTGTAAAAATGCTGGAGAAGTAACTAGATTAGATCGTGTTAGACCCATAGCAAAAAAGGTTTCTCGGGAGTGTGGTGGATTGCCTTTGGCTATCATCACGGTTGGAATGGCTATGCGGGGGAAGAAGAAGGTGGAGCTGTGGAAACATGCCCTTAAAGAACTCAAGAGTGCGGTGCCTTATGTCAAGAGTATTGAAGAAAAGATCTACCAGCCTCTGAAGTTGAGCTACGACAGGCTCCAGCCAAAGATGAAATCTTGCTTCCTCTTCTGTGCCTTATTTCCAGAGGATTACTCAATCGAAGTCTCTGAGCTTGTGAGGTACTGGATTGCCGAAGGGTTCATTGATGAAACACAAAACTATAGCTACTTAATGAATCAAGGAATCACCTTGGTGGAGAATCTGAAAGACTCTTGCTTACTTGAAGAGGGTGCTCATGTTGACACAGTTAAGATGCATGATGTGGTTCGCGATTTTGCCATATGGGTCATGTCTTCCTCGCAAGATGATAGTCACTCTCTTGTCATGTCCGGTATAGGTTTGTGCGAGTTTCCACATGAGAAGTTCGTTCCTTCAATCCGAAGAGTTTCTTTGATGAACAATAAGCTTAAAAGGCTCTCAAATCAAGTGGTAAAGTGTGTTGAACTCTCAGCTTTGCTGCTACAAGGAAACTTTCACTTGAAGGAATTGCCTGAGGGGTTCTTGATATCTTTTCCAGCACTTCGAATTTTGAATCTAAGTGGGACATGCATAAGGTCGTTGCCCAACTCCCTCAACAAGCTTCATGAGCTAAGATCTCTCATCTTGAGAGACTGCTACTACCTTGAAGAAGTTCCTTCCCTTCTAGGGCTTGCAAAAATTCAAATTCTGGATCTTTGTGCCACTCGAATAAGGGAAACTCCAAGAGGGTTGGAAACTTTGAACAGCTTGAGACTACTTGACCTCTCCCGAACGCATCACCTCGAAAGCATTCCAGCAGGAATCATCCCACAGTTATCGAATTTAGAGGTTCTAGATATGACCCTTAGTCATTTCCACTGGGGCGTCCAAGGACAAACTCAAGAGGGGCAAGCAACACTTGAAGAGATTGCGCGCCTCCAACGTTTGTCGGTCCTCTCAATCAGAGTCGTATGTGTTCCACCTCTCTCCCCTGATTACAATTCCTGGATAGAAAGGTTAAAGAAATTCCAGTTGTTTATCGGTCCAACAGCAAACTCTTTACCTTCTAGACATGACAAGCGGAGAGTGACTATTAGTAGTCTCAATGTTTCAGAAGCATTCATTGGATGGTTGCTAGAGAATACAACTTCTCTAGTGATGAACCATTGCTGGGGTCTCAATGAGATGCTGGAGAACTTGGTAATCGATAGCACGAGTAGCTTCAACATGTTAAGATCTCTAACGGTAGAGGGTTTTGGTGGAAGTATAAGACCCGCTGGTGGATGTGTCGCACAGCTGGATCTTCTACctaaccttgaagaacttcatCTGCGTCGTGTAAATCTGGGAACCATTAGAGAGCTCGTTGGTCACCTGGGGTTGAGATTTGAGACACTGAAACATCTAGAAATCAGCAGATGTAGCCAGCTCAAATGCCTTCTTTCATTTGGGAACTTCATCTGTTTCCTGCCGAATCTACAAGAGATACACGTTAGTTTCTGTGAAAGGCTTCAGGAGCTGTTTGACTATTTTCCAGGAGAAGTTCCAACCTCTGCTTCTGTGGTACCTGCTCTGCGTGTCATAAAGCTAAGGAATCTTCCGCGGTTGAGGAGATTATGTAGCCAAGAAGAGTCATGGGGATGTCTGGAACATGTGGAAGTGATAAGTTGCAATCTTCTGAGGAATCTACCCATAAGTGCAAATGACGCTCATGGAGTCAAAGAAGTAAGAGGAGAAACACACTGGTGGAACAACTTAACTTGGGATGATAACACTACAAGAGAAACTCTTCAGCCTCGTTTCATAGCAGCTGGGAATATACCTACTGGCTCTCTTGGAATGTCTTGCTATCAGAGCTCCAACACAATTGAAGAAGCTTCTCCAATTTCTACTTTACAAGAATCTCAGGCCGAAGAGCTTCCTGTAGCTACGATGTAA
- the LOC106409352 gene encoding putative anthocyanidin reductase, producing MELNGEEGKATTYCVTGASGYIGSWLVKSLLERGYTVHATLRDLAKSQYLKSKWRGNERLRLFRADLQDEGSFDDAVKGCDGVFHVAASMEFDISPDHVNLDSYVQNKVVDPAIKGVRNVLGSCLKSKSVKRVVFTSSISTLTAKDENERWRSIVDETCKTPIDHVLKTKASGWVYVLSKLVSEEEAFRYAKERGMDLVSAITTTVSGPFLTPSLPSSLQVLLSPISGDSKLFAILSAVNKRMGSIGLVHIEDICMAHLFLMEEPKAEGQYICCVDNIDMHELMLNHFSKECLCKVHKVDDDLEERQSLMKPKISSKKLRDLGFEYKYGIDEIIYQTIDASINFRFPTLDQRLKQ from the exons ATGGAGCTGAACGGAGAGGAAGGAAAAGCGACGACGTATTGCGTAACGGGTGCCAGTGGATACATCGGTTCTTGGTTGGTTAAGTCTCTTCTCGAAAGAGGCTACACAGTTCACGCCACTCTCAGAGATCTTG CAAAATCTCAATATTTAAAATCCAAGTGGAGAGGAAACGAACGGCTTAGATTATTCCGAGCGGATCTTCAAGATGAAGGCAGCTTCGATGACGCCGTTAAGGGCTGTGATGGCGTGTTCCATGTCGCGGCTTCCATGGAGTTTGATATCTCACCGGATCACGTTAATCTAG ACAGTTATGTCCAGAACAAAGTCGTTGACCCGGCGATAAAAGGCGTACGGAACGTACTAGGTTCTTGTCTGAAGTCAAAATCAGTCAAGAGAGTTGTCTTCACGTCATCCATCAGTACCCTCACAGCCAAAGATGAGAATGAACGGTGGAGATCAATCGTAGATGAGACTTGCAAGACTCCCATTGATCATGTACTTAAAACAAAAGCAAGTGGATGG GTTTATGTACTATCGAAACTAGTATCAGAGGAAGAAGCATTTAGGTATGCAAAAGAGAGAGGAATGGATCTTGTTTCAGCTATTACAACTACTGTCTCGGGTCCATTTCTTACTCCTTCTCTCCCATCAAGCCTTCAAGTTCTTTTGTCTCCAATATCAG GTGACTCCAAGTTGTTTGCGATACTATCAGCAGTGAACAAAAGAATGGGTTCGATTGGTTTGGTACACATTGAAGATATTTGCATGGCGCATTTGTTTCTGATGGAAGAACCAAAAGCTGAAGGTCAATACATATGTTGTGTTGATAATATTGACATGCATGAGTTGATGCTTAATCACTTCTCTAAGGAGTGTCTATGTAAAGTTCATAA GGTTGATGATGATTTGGAAGAGAGACAAAGTTTGATGAAGCCTAAGATTTCTTCAAAGAAGTTAAGAGACTTGGGATTTGAGTATAAATATGGTATTGATGAAATTATTTATCAAACCATTGATGCTTCCATCAATTTTAGGTTCCCTACCTTGGACCAGAGGCTCAAGCAGTGA